The following DNA comes from Erigeron canadensis isolate Cc75 chromosome 3, C_canadensis_v1, whole genome shotgun sequence.
TTAGTCAGCATTCGACATTCAACAGGCATGACGAGTTCCTCCATGTCTTCACATTCTTCAACTGATAACACCTCCAAATTAGGGGCCATCCCAAGGTTGAAGCTACGTAACTTATTGATACAATAGAGGGAGAGTTTAGTCAGCATTCGACATTCAACAGGCATGACGAGTTCCTCCAAGTCTTTACATCTTTCAAGTCGCAACACTTCCAGATTAGGGGTCATCCCAAGGTTGAAGCTACGTAACTTATTGATACAATAGAGGGAGAGTTTAGTCAGCATTCGACAATATTCAACAGGCATTCGACATTCAACAGGCATGATGAGTTCCTCCAAGTCTTCACAATATTCAACTGATAACACCTCCAACTTAGGGGCCATCCCAAGGTTGAAGCTACGTAAGTTCTTGATATTTTCGAGGGACAGTTTAGTGAGCATTGGACATTCAACAGCAATGATGAGTTCCTCTAAGTCTTCACATTTTTTAACTGATAACACCACCAGATTAGGGGCCATCCCAAGGTTGAAGCTACGTAAGTTCTTGATATTGTTGAGGGAGAGTTCAGTGAGCATTCGACATTCAACAGGCATGACGAGTTCCTCCAAGTCTTTGCATTCTTCAACTGATAACACCTCCAGATTAGGGGTCAGCCCAAGGTTGAAGCTACGTAACTTTGCCTTGGAAAGGTAGAAGAACTTCAGACGTGATGGACACTTCCCATGCAATTGAAGTTCTCTTAAGGATTCGCATCCGCGCAGCTCCAGCTCGTCGAGATTCAGACATTCATTGGAAATGGTGAGTTTTTCTAAGGCTTTACATCTGTATAGGTCTAGCTTCTTGAGATGCGAACATTCATCAGAAATGTTGACTTCTACCAACTTTTCACATTTGCAAAGAATTAATTCTTCAAGATTTGGAAGCATCCCAACAGAGTCAAAGATTTCTATTTCAGAATAACCAAGGTCAAGGAGCCTGAGTTTGGGAAGAACCTATCACAAGAATATATAAAACAGagatgaatataaataaaataaaatatatgcagCACCATACAGatcaaattaaacaaattaacgAGTACtcttaccttttttttccccctttccAGATTTGATGGATATTGCTCCGGCGCATTTCCATCACAACAAGGTTATCTCCTTGAAATGTATTAGGTAAATACCTATAAGGGTATTTAAGCCAATGTAGAACTTGTAAACTGTTTGGAAGATGGTATTTGGAAGTAAAATATTCATATACCCGCCTGCTATAATTAGATCGAGATGTTGCATAACTTGACCACCCTACGTGAAGAAAACAGTCCACTCATCTTTCTAAGACTATGCAAAACTTTAGCTGGAGGGAGTCTCAAATACGACAATTTTATACCTCTTATTACTTCGGTACCCtgttatataaaaagtttatcATAACAAATATAAACACATTACGTATATCCCGTATTACAAAATAAACATGAACCATACCATGTCTTTTTCTATTATATCTTCAATCTCATCATTAATCCATAGTAGCTTATGCTGCTGAGGCTCATCAGGATGCAGACTACGAACAATATGCATTCCCATTTCTTCTATATGATCATGCATGCCCAACCTCTTataatcatcttcatcataATGACTATCATGCCGGAAAGTTATTAAGGATCTCTGCTCGAGAACACTCAAACCAATTTGAGCATGAAATCCTAAACTTTCGAGTATTCTGATTATATTTTTCTTCCTTTCGCCTTTCAATAGGCAAGCAACATGTAGGAATATGTCTTTCTGATGCTCCCGTAGAGCATCATAGcttattttcaatattttcaaGGTATCATCCCAGGGAATTTCTTTCAGTTCTTTGATGGCATCTTCCCATACATCTGTAGACTGAGCACCAAGAGATGAACTTAAAGTTTTGATGGTTAAAGGAAGACCAGCAGCATATCTTACAACCTTTTCAGATAGCTCTTCATAACCCTGAGTTGGACTCTCTGTGCCAAAAGCATGCCTACTAAGGAGACGAATTGCATCCTCATCTGATAACGTACCGACATCATGAATGTTGTGACTCTCAACTCCATGGGCTACCAATACTTGTGTATCTCTTGATGTAATGATGATTCTACTTCCTGGCCTAAACCAACTTGGTTCTGCTAACGCCTCAAGTTGCTTTACATCATTCACATCATCTAGAACTACAAGAACTTTGATATTAGGCATCCTCCTTTTCATCATATTACGCCCTTCAACATCACTAGACACCCTAATTTTTGGATCGCCAAACACAGAAGTAAGGACCTGTTGTTGCATATCATGCAAACCCTTAGGATCTTTTGAGCGTTCTCGAACATTCTCAACAAAGCTTTTACCATCAAACTGATTGGCTATCCGATTAAAAACTACACTTGCCAAAGTTGTATTCCCCACACCACCCAGACCGGTGATTCCTAACATCCGAATGTCATCAAAGCCAACCTGTAAACTTAAAAGTAATTTCTCCACCCGAGTCGTCATGCCCACTAAGTTTTTATTAACACTGAAATTGGCGAGATATGGCTTTTGTGAAATGTTGTGAATAATTTTCTCGATGAATTGAACTTCATGCCTGTGTGTTGAAGAAGATTCAATAACCAGTTAAATTCAATTGTATGACCTATGTAAGCATACATAAGCATACATGAATTAGTAAACAAATCTCCGTAATAACATAGTGATGCATTGGATTTATACCACGGGTTATTTAGAAATTTTTCATGATCACTATAATTGTTTAACTGATACAGTTTAATcaaatattttaacatcattgaaatatgaatttgattactaaaaattttaattagattttatcaatttttgtctttgaatgttttgattttaattaaaaatcaagtTATAAGTGCAACCCATGTTCTTGATAAGTTTTTCATGATTAACCTAGTTTTCTTAAAcaacacaattataaacttcagcTGTTGGGTACTTATTAGCGAATTATAAATTTTGTTCACAGTATAACATCTCAAagataaaacaaaatgttattcaTATATAATCCGGATCACACACTTAGAGTATGAAGCACTAGTTGAACTTGATTTGTAAAGAGAGTGAAATGATTAAATGGGCCAAAATTGCCAAAAGGGTTGAACTTGGCCGAACTGGGTTGATCATGGTCAAACCTCATCAGACCTATCCAGACCGTCAGTTAACATACATTCG
Coding sequences within:
- the LOC122590478 gene encoding disease resistance protein RUN1-like encodes the protein MHDHIEEMGVHTVRRLDPDEPERHKLLWIKDEIEHIEKEDMGTEAIRGIKLPYMRVHAAIISQSLRKMRNLCFLYVGWPFETSGSYSRRVYEYFTSKYHLPNSLQFLHWKGYPFRYLPKTFQGDNLVEMEIPESHKLWKGGGKKAFRRSGIIAFKDDKDIMVGEKISEELPKAIKESKFYMVIFSKKFADSYWCLNELVEILKICQNPEEEEKRAFYPVFYDVKPSEVREQKGPVGEAFSVHSENEAAGRWREAMEKAANLEGWELTKTADGHEVQFIEKIIHNISQKPYLANFSVNKNLVGMTTRVEKLLLSLQVGFDDIRMLGITGLGGVGNTTLASVVFNRIANQFDGKSFVENVRERSKDPKGLHDMQQQVLTSVFGDPKIRVSSDVEGRNMMKRRMPNIKVLVVLDDVNDVKQLEALAEPSWFRPGSRIIITSRDTQVLVAHGVESHNIHDVGTLSDEDAIRLLSRHAFGTESPTQGYEELSEKVVRYAAGLPLTIKTLSSSLGAQSTDVWEDAIKELKEIPWDDTLKILKISYDALREHQKDIFLHVACLLKGERKKNIIRILESLGFHAQIGLSVLEQRSLITFRHDSHYDEDDYKRLGMHDHIEEMGMHIVRSLHPDEPQQHKLLWINDEIEDIIEKDMGTEVIRGIKLSYLRLPPAKVLHSLRKMSGLFSSRRVVKLCNISI